A genomic window from Candidatus Delongbacteria bacterium includes:
- a CDS encoding M23 family metallopeptidase — translation MLTFVPLILTWLVGVTSTATASSGKSDSLAWVAPVSRRITSNFCELRGKRYHAGIDISTNGTVGHPILAPVDGYVSRISANFWGYGKHLVVTGDNGRSYLFGHLLEFRDDLEVELLRHQQEAGSYIQSIVPDAERFRVTRGQQIALSGDTGSGPPHLHFEVRQGEGWVLNPLTNGVVAPDHKAPLFQELALIPAAPGVRVLGSQLPTVVGLRQGSHGWEAERRLVVSGPLKLALRAIDKVDFSDNRLAPYRIRLLVEEDTLYDAVFEEFPFALNHQVIGEINRWLRVERKETFRNLWPTPGELPFARPLRPLLASPVPIAREPESDGVIHWEDRNGADSLALRLELEDTAANRSVMSLVLHHLPQREPESRAVSLPDTLVEGTAWKSAVFHWERDWASLRLPVASADSLLLMSDRGCTLWPLSSSPGKQSVEGSFRFDPASRWLQLAWRKKDGLWQAGPLWNLAAVQPGEAGLLSLTGKLGNTLKLGWEKDSFQAAQPLLVEDRGGDWLLGPADLELVESLVFSVSLPDWVGPDLPREKLALYRSENQDLSWIGHDSTPSGLSGTVTWPGRYTVAADTTAPRISLAGDWKQKAGSRPLIQFATRDERSGIQDVRMWLNGVRVFARYDPEGGRVLYRPRGSLAAGPQKVRLQVSDACGNESEWNGSFVVH, via the coding sequence ATGCTCACCTTCGTTCCCCTGATCCTGACCTGGCTTGTCGGCGTGACGTCCACGGCGACGGCCTCGTCCGGCAAGAGCGACAGCCTGGCCTGGGTCGCTCCCGTGTCACGCCGGATCACGAGCAACTTCTGCGAACTGCGCGGCAAGCGCTATCACGCCGGCATCGACATTTCCACCAACGGCACGGTCGGGCATCCGATCCTGGCCCCCGTGGATGGCTACGTGAGCAGGATCAGCGCCAACTTCTGGGGCTACGGCAAGCATCTGGTCGTGACCGGCGACAATGGCCGCAGTTACCTCTTCGGGCATCTGCTGGAGTTCCGTGACGACCTGGAAGTGGAACTGCTGCGGCACCAGCAGGAGGCCGGCAGTTACATCCAGAGCATCGTTCCCGACGCCGAGCGCTTCCGGGTGACACGTGGCCAGCAGATCGCGCTCAGCGGTGATACGGGATCCGGACCGCCCCATCTGCACTTCGAGGTGCGCCAGGGCGAGGGCTGGGTCCTCAATCCTCTGACCAACGGAGTGGTTGCCCCGGATCACAAGGCCCCCCTGTTCCAGGAACTGGCCCTGATTCCGGCCGCGCCCGGGGTGCGTGTTCTGGGATCGCAACTGCCCACGGTGGTCGGCCTGCGCCAGGGCAGCCATGGCTGGGAGGCGGAGCGCAGACTGGTGGTCAGCGGGCCGCTGAAACTGGCGCTGCGAGCCATTGACAAGGTGGACTTCAGCGACAATCGTCTGGCACCCTACCGCATCCGGCTGCTGGTGGAGGAAGACACTCTGTATGACGCCGTCTTCGAGGAGTTTCCCTTCGCCCTCAATCACCAGGTGATTGGCGAAATCAACCGCTGGCTGCGCGTCGAGCGCAAGGAAACCTTTCGCAACCTCTGGCCCACGCCGGGCGAGTTGCCCTTTGCGCGGCCCCTGCGCCCCCTGCTTGCATCACCTGTGCCAATCGCCCGGGAGCCGGAATCCGACGGTGTGATCCACTGGGAAGACCGAAACGGAGCGGACAGTCTTGCCCTGCGACTGGAACTGGAAGACACTGCCGCCAACCGCTCGGTGATGAGCCTGGTGCTGCACCATCTCCCGCAGCGGGAGCCTGAATCACGGGCGGTCAGCCTGCCGGACACGCTGGTGGAAGGGACCGCCTGGAAATCGGCCGTGTTTCACTGGGAGCGAGACTGGGCCTCACTGCGCTTGCCGGTGGCCAGTGCCGACAGCCTGCTGCTGATGAGCGATCGGGGATGCACGCTCTGGCCCCTGTCGTCAAGTCCGGGCAAGCAGTCCGTCGAAGGCAGTTTCCGCTTCGATCCGGCATCCCGCTGGTTGCAGCTGGCCTGGCGCAAGAAGGATGGACTCTGGCAGGCCGGACCCCTCTGGAACCTGGCCGCCGTTCAGCCGGGCGAGGCGGGGCTGCTGAGCCTGACCGGAAAGCTGGGCAACACCCTGAAACTGGGGTGGGAGAAGGACAGCTTCCAGGCGGCACAACCCTTGCTGGTGGAAGATCGCGGTGGAGACTGGCTGCTGGGGCCGGCCGATCTGGAGCTGGTGGAAAGCCTGGTTTTCTCCGTCTCACTCCCGGACTGGGTCGGGCCGGATCTGCCCCGGGAGAAACTGGCCCTCTATCGCAGCGAGAACCAGGACTTGAGCTGGATTGGTCACGACAGCACGCCATCCGGTCTCTCCGGAACCGTGACCTGGCCCGGGCGTTACACTGTGGCCGCGGACACGACGGCGCCCCGGATCAGCCTGGCTGGCGACTGGAAGCAGAAAGCGGGCTCCCGGCCGCTGATCCAGTTCGCGACCAGGGACGAACGCTCCGGCATCCAGGACGTGCGGATGTGGCTCAACGGGGTGCGGGTCTTCGCCCGCTACGATCCCGAAGGTGGGCGGGTCCTCTATCGTCCGCGGGGTTCTCTGGCCGCGGGGCCGCAGAAGGTGCGCCTGCAGGTGAGCGACGCCTGCGGCAACGAGTCCGAATGGAACGGGAGTTTCGTGGTACACTGA
- a CDS encoding alkene reductase produces MAIDLFTPLDMGPLHLANRIVMAPMTRSRSTGDHVPTPIMADYYGARAAAGLLISEGVAPEPDGCGYPRIPGLWNQQQVDAWKPVTDAVHAAGGLIAAQLMHTGRVGHPLNMPEGSSVLAPSVSRMSGEMYTDSQGPQPYPEARAMSGAEVERAIESYVVAAKNAMLAGFDAVELHGANGYLIDQFLTPSANQRTDGWGGEIAGRARFALTVADRCAAAIGRERLGIRLSPCGVFNDIQPWDGIEDDFLWLATELGRLGLAWMHIVDHSSMGAPAVPAALKQGMKARFGGTFILSGDYDRARADQDLAAGRGDLVAFGRASLANPDLPARLKSGAELNAPDFSTFYTPGEKGYTDYPTLA; encoded by the coding sequence ATGGCAATCGACCTGTTCACCCCACTGGACATGGGGCCACTTCACCTGGCCAATCGCATCGTGATGGCCCCCATGACCCGCAGCCGGTCCACTGGGGATCATGTGCCGACCCCGATCATGGCGGACTACTACGGCGCTCGCGCTGCGGCCGGCCTGCTGATTTCCGAAGGAGTCGCGCCGGAGCCTGACGGCTGTGGGTATCCGCGCATTCCGGGCCTCTGGAACCAGCAGCAGGTGGACGCCTGGAAGCCGGTGACCGACGCCGTGCATGCGGCCGGTGGACTGATCGCGGCCCAGCTGATGCACACCGGGCGGGTCGGGCATCCGCTGAACATGCCCGAGGGCAGCTCGGTGCTGGCTCCCAGCGTCTCCCGCATGTCCGGCGAGATGTACACCGACTCACAGGGGCCCCAGCCCTACCCGGAGGCGCGCGCCATGAGCGGGGCCGAGGTGGAGCGGGCCATCGAGAGTTATGTGGTGGCCGCGAAGAACGCGATGCTCGCGGGTTTTGATGCGGTGGAGCTGCACGGGGCCAATGGCTACCTGATCGATCAGTTCCTGACGCCGTCGGCCAATCAGCGCACGGACGGCTGGGGCGGCGAGATCGCCGGCCGGGCGCGTTTTGCCCTGACGGTTGCCGATCGCTGCGCCGCCGCCATTGGTCGCGAACGCCTGGGCATTCGTCTGTCGCCCTGCGGAGTCTTCAACGACATCCAGCCCTGGGATGGAATCGAAGATGATTTTCTCTGGCTGGCCACCGAGCTGGGGCGTCTGGGACTGGCCTGGATGCACATCGTGGATCACAGCTCCATGGGGGCGCCCGCCGTGCCGGCTGCGCTCAAGCAGGGAATGAAGGCGCGCTTCGGCGGCACCTTCATCCTGTCGGGTGACTACGATCGTGCGCGGGCCGACCAGGATCTGGCCGCGGGGCGCGGGGATCTGGTGGCATTCGGGCGCGCTTCCCTGGCCAATCCGGACCTTCCCGCCCGTCTGAAAAGCGGGGCGGAACTCAATGCGCCGGACTTCTCGACCTTTTACACCCCGGGCGAAAAAGGCTACACGGACTATCCGACCCTGGCCTGA
- a CDS encoding class I SAM-dependent methyltransferase: MPHTPAPDTLRGTYWNKRYREEGAIWGDRPSPTAEWAQRHFRERGCDSLLVAGCGYGRNLSCFAGQGYTRLLGLDLSSEAVEMARRNFPELDLRCGDLLELAPEPAPFSALYAFNLLHFFLAEGRCNFADAARRLLAPGGLLALSVFSHEDPASSIGREVEPGSRESKPGRPAHYFHHGELARLFRGFELLEEIGHMEAESHGAEGPHRHHLLLALLRRLS, encoded by the coding sequence ATGCCACACACGCCAGCTCCGGACACTCTCCGGGGCACATACTGGAACAAGCGTTACCGCGAGGAAGGAGCCATCTGGGGCGATCGTCCCAGCCCGACCGCGGAATGGGCTCAGCGGCACTTCCGTGAGCGGGGGTGTGACTCCCTGCTGGTCGCCGGATGCGGGTACGGACGCAACCTGTCCTGCTTCGCGGGGCAAGGTTATACCCGGTTGCTCGGCCTGGATCTGTCATCCGAGGCGGTGGAAATGGCACGGCGGAACTTCCCGGAGCTGGACCTGCGCTGCGGAGACCTGCTGGAACTGGCTCCGGAACCCGCCCCGTTCAGCGCCTTGTACGCCTTCAACCTGCTTCACTTTTTTCTGGCGGAGGGCCGTTGTAACTTTGCCGACGCCGCCCGACGTCTTCTGGCTCCCGGCGGACTGCTGGCGCTGAGCGTGTTTTCCCACGAGGATCCCGCCAGCTCCATCGGCCGGGAGGTCGAACCGGGAAGCAGGGAAAGCAAACCCGGCCGACCGGCCCACTATTTCCATCACGGAGAACTGGCCCGTCTCTTCAGGGGCTTTGAATTGCTGGAAGAGATCGGTCACATGGAAGCGGAATCCCACGGCGCCGAGGGGCCCCACCGGCATCACCTGCTGCTGGCCCTGCTCCGTCGACTTTCCTGA
- a CDS encoding trans-2-enoyl-CoA reductase family protein, translated as MSLEVIRPRTRGFICTTAHPVGCAAEVSREIALAKAQGGQRSGGSALVVGASSGYGLASRITAAFSHGMNTLGIAFEKEPRGARTGTAGWYNMAAFRQQAEAEGLRADNVNADAFSRETLEDAIARIRKDFGKLNLFVYSVAAPRRTDPATGEEYRSALKTTASVYETRFLDVSKGTLSPASFEPATEEEIRGTVKVMGGEDLERWVNALLEADLLAPGCRVIAFSYIGPEVTHPVYREGTIGHAKKHLEDTARRLHRLLSERIGGLCHTVVAKSLVTQSSSAIPAISLYMSLAFKVMKDRGVHEDAIQQILRLFRDHLAPDRTPTTDSAGRIRIDDWEMDPAIQTEIMRLWGIANDENVGELADVAGYNADFLRLFGFGVEGVDYSQAVETEVTL; from the coding sequence ATCAGTCTTGAAGTCATTCGCCCCCGTACCCGGGGTTTCATCTGCACCACGGCACATCCCGTGGGATGCGCGGCCGAAGTGAGCCGGGAAATCGCTCTTGCCAAAGCCCAGGGGGGGCAGCGCAGTGGCGGATCGGCACTGGTCGTGGGCGCTTCGTCCGGATACGGGCTGGCCAGCCGGATCACGGCCGCTTTCAGTCATGGAATGAACACCCTGGGCATCGCCTTCGAGAAGGAGCCCCGCGGAGCCCGCACCGGCACCGCCGGGTGGTACAACATGGCGGCATTCCGCCAGCAGGCCGAAGCCGAAGGCCTGAGGGCCGACAATGTGAATGCCGACGCCTTCAGCCGTGAGACACTGGAAGATGCCATTGCCCGGATCCGCAAGGATTTTGGCAAGCTGAACCTGTTCGTCTACAGCGTGGCCGCGCCGCGGCGCACCGATCCGGCCACCGGCGAGGAGTACCGTTCGGCCCTGAAGACCACCGCCAGTGTCTACGAAACCCGCTTTCTGGATGTGAGCAAGGGCACGTTGAGCCCCGCTTCCTTCGAGCCGGCCACCGAGGAGGAGATTCGCGGAACGGTCAAGGTGATGGGCGGTGAAGATCTCGAGCGCTGGGTGAATGCCCTGCTTGAGGCGGATCTGCTGGCGCCCGGTTGCCGCGTGATCGCCTTCTCCTACATCGGCCCCGAAGTCACACACCCGGTCTACCGGGAAGGCACCATCGGCCACGCCAAGAAGCATCTGGAAGACACGGCCCGCAGGCTCCACCGCCTGTTGTCCGAGCGCATCGGTGGTCTGTGTCACACCGTGGTCGCCAAGTCGCTGGTGACCCAGTCCTCCTCGGCGATTCCCGCGATTTCACTGTACATGTCGCTGGCCTTCAAGGTGATGAAGGACCGTGGCGTACACGAGGATGCCATTCAGCAGATCCTGCGCCTGTTCCGGGATCATCTGGCTCCCGACAGGACGCCCACGACCGACTCGGCCGGACGGATCCGCATTGACGACTGGGAGATGGATCCGGCGATCCAGACCGAGATCATGCGCCTCTGGGGCATCGCCAACGACGAGAACGTGGGCGAACTGGCCGACGTGGCCGGATACAACGCCGACTTCCTGCGCCTGTTCGGCTTTGGAGTGGAAGGCGTGGATTACAGCCAGGCCGTCGAGACGGAAGTGACTCTGTAG
- the pdxH gene encoding pyridoxamine 5'-phosphate oxidase, with protein MAEDPFQQFDDWYRTWRELTDGDPTAMTLATASASGEPSARVVLLKGWSPEGFLFFTNRESRKGRDMAENPRAALCFHWPDCGRQVRVRGTITEVDREVSREYFHSRPRGSQLGAVVSRQSLPLARYEDLATALREARQAMDGQEIPLPEHWGGYRLTPREIEFWQNGQDRLHDRFLYSMGSGGWALQRLNP; from the coding sequence ATGGCGGAAGACCCGTTCCAGCAATTCGATGACTGGTACCGGACCTGGCGCGAACTGACGGATGGCGATCCCACGGCAATGACGCTGGCCACGGCCTCCGCTTCGGGCGAGCCCAGTGCCAGAGTGGTGCTGCTCAAAGGCTGGAGCCCCGAGGGCTTCCTGTTCTTCACCAACCGTGAAAGCCGCAAGGGTCGGGACATGGCCGAGAATCCGCGCGCGGCCCTGTGTTTCCATTGGCCCGACTGCGGGCGTCAGGTTCGCGTGCGCGGAACCATTACCGAAGTGGACCGGGAGGTGTCACGCGAGTACTTCCACAGCCGTCCCCGGGGAAGCCAGCTCGGTGCCGTGGTGTCGCGCCAGAGCCTGCCTCTGGCCCGCTATGAAGATCTGGCCACCGCACTGCGTGAAGCCCGCCAGGCGATGGACGGCCAGGAGATTCCCCTGCCCGAGCACTGGGGCGGATACCGGCTCACGCCGCGCGAGATCGAATTCTGGCAGAATGGCCAGGACCGGCTGCATGACAGATTCCTGTACTCCATGGGGTCGGGAGGATGGGCCTTGCAGCGGTTGAACCCCTGA
- a CDS encoding AMP nucleosidase, whose translation MLNKLDIARSWLPRYTGMPLENFGEYILLTNFSHYLNDFAAMFNCDIFGQGRPMQAATNGSGLTIINFGIGSANAATIMDLLIAVEPKGVLFLGKCGGLKSSTELGHLVLPIAAIRGEGTGNDYFPPEVPALPSFKLHKFVSEKIVARQLEYRTGVVYTTNRRVWEHDSAFQQRLQDLTCLAIDMETATLFIVGHYNQIARGALLLVSDVPITPEGVKTERSDAAVTQIWSRLHLEIGIEAMAEIGLKGEQIKHFYY comes from the coding sequence ATGCTGAACAAGCTGGATATCGCCAGAAGCTGGCTGCCCCGCTACACCGGCATGCCTCTTGAGAACTTTGGTGAGTATATCCTGCTCACCAACTTCAGCCATTACCTGAACGACTTTGCCGCCATGTTCAACTGCGACATCTTCGGCCAGGGGCGGCCGATGCAGGCTGCGACCAATGGCTCCGGTCTCACGATCATCAACTTCGGCATCGGCAGTGCCAATGCCGCCACGATCATGGACCTGCTGATTGCCGTGGAGCCCAAGGGCGTGCTGTTCCTGGGCAAGTGCGGTGGCCTCAAGTCCTCGACGGAACTGGGGCATCTGGTGCTGCCGATCGCGGCCATCCGCGGCGAAGGCACCGGCAACGACTACTTCCCGCCCGAAGTGCCCGCATTGCCCTCGTTCAAACTGCACAAGTTCGTCTCGGAAAAGATCGTTGCCCGTCAGCTCGAGTATCGCACGGGTGTCGTGTACACCACCAACCGGCGAGTCTGGGAGCACGATTCGGCTTTCCAGCAACGCCTGCAGGACCTGACCTGCCTGGCCATTGACATGGAGACCGCCACGCTCTTCATCGTGGGCCATTACAACCAGATCGCGCGGGGTGCCCTGTTGCTGGTCTCGGATGTACCCATCACGCCCGAAGGGGTGAAGACCGAGCGCTCCGACGCCGCCGTGACCCAGATATGGTCGCGCCTGCACCTGGAAATCGGCATCGAGGCCATGGCCGAGATCGGACTCAAGGGTGAACAGATCAAGCACTTCTACTATTGA
- a CDS encoding molybdenum cofactor biosynthesis protein MoaE, with protein sequence MTGWSSSHRSREVEMFVLSKDPIDCARLSRELDLPAAGALVTFEGRVRAENEGRDVLRLEYEAYAGLAEKEAQRILDEARGRFPVLDIRCQHRIGLLEIGEVAVWVGALSGHRGEAFDACQFVIDELKQRVPIWKKEYWTDGDSGWVRCEHCAHPHGHQET encoded by the coding sequence ATGACCGGGTGGTCTTCATCCCACCGGTCGCGGGAGGTTGAGATGTTCGTGCTGAGCAAGGACCCCATCGATTGTGCGCGCCTGTCCCGCGAGCTGGATCTGCCGGCCGCGGGGGCTCTGGTGACCTTCGAAGGTCGGGTACGGGCCGAGAACGAAGGCCGGGATGTGCTGAGGCTTGAGTACGAAGCCTATGCCGGCTTGGCCGAGAAGGAAGCGCAGCGCATTCTGGACGAGGCACGTGGGCGCTTTCCCGTGCTGGACATTCGCTGTCAGCACCGGATCGGGTTGCTGGAGATCGGTGAGGTGGCGGTCTGGGTGGGAGCCCTGTCAGGCCACAGAGGCGAGGCCTTTGACGCGTGTCAGTTCGTCATTGACGAATTGAAGCAGCGAGTACCCATCTGGAAGAAGGAATACTGGACGGATGGAGACTCGGGATGGGTGCGTTGCGAGCACTGCGCACACCCGCACGGGCATCAGGAGACCTGA
- a CDS encoding MoaD/ThiS family protein, protein MNETRRIQVEYFALLREQAGCSRETRVSAAKDAGALFAELAAQHGFTLTRQHLRVAVNDEFADWHTELQEDDRVVFIPPVAGG, encoded by the coding sequence ATGAACGAGACCCGCAGGATCCAGGTCGAGTACTTTGCCCTGTTGCGCGAACAGGCGGGCTGCAGCCGGGAGACCCGGGTGAGCGCGGCCAAGGACGCGGGGGCCCTGTTTGCGGAACTGGCGGCCCAGCATGGGTTCACTCTCACGCGCCAACACTTGCGCGTGGCCGTCAATGACGAGTTCGCCGACTGGCACACCGAACTGCAGGAAGATGACCGGGTGGTCTTCATCCCACCGGTCGCGGGAGGTTGA
- a CDS encoding NTP transferase domain-containing protein, with amino-acid sequence MLQVLEVTGDEIRWVRRGRRDHFSPLAEWDEAEIVFLVDGDPIRDGQELALHLEADTEGDRTQIWHAESGALPVNSLRHALRETSARAPLFGLVLAGGHSRRMGRDKAELPFVGIPQWKRALETLSPHCTQTLLSRRSDQDCPADTPCITDRFLDFGPMGGMLSAMHAHPGAAWLVLACDLPFVDGAVLEHLIRNRRHTALATAYADPASGLPEPLCAIWEPRMKARLHRFMAEGVHCPRKALIRSHISLLALETRNALDNINRPEDYQRALERLKDTP; translated from the coding sequence ATGCTCCAGGTTCTGGAAGTCACCGGGGATGAGATTCGCTGGGTGCGGCGGGGCCGGCGCGATCACTTTTCCCCGCTTGCCGAGTGGGACGAGGCGGAAATCGTGTTTCTGGTCGATGGAGACCCGATCCGCGACGGACAGGAGCTTGCCCTGCATCTTGAAGCAGACACGGAAGGCGACCGCACGCAGATCTGGCACGCGGAATCCGGGGCCCTGCCTGTGAATTCACTGCGGCACGCCTTGCGCGAGACAAGTGCCCGGGCACCACTCTTCGGTCTGGTGCTGGCCGGTGGCCACAGTCGCCGGATGGGCCGGGACAAGGCCGAACTGCCCTTCGTGGGAATCCCGCAATGGAAACGTGCGCTGGAGACGCTTTCGCCGCATTGTACCCAGACGCTTCTTTCGCGCCGCTCCGACCAGGACTGCCCTGCGGACACTCCCTGCATCACCGACCGTTTCCTGGATTTCGGGCCGATGGGCGGCATGCTCTCGGCCATGCACGCGCATCCGGGTGCTGCATGGCTGGTACTGGCCTGCGATCTGCCTTTCGTGGACGGCGCGGTGCTGGAACACCTGATCCGGAATCGTCGTCACACGGCACTGGCCACGGCCTATGCAGACCCCGCCAGCGGACTGCCCGAGCCCTTGTGCGCCATCTGGGAACCACGCATGAAAGCGCGTCTGCACCGTTTCATGGCCGAGGGCGTGCACTGTCCTCGCAAGGCATTGATCCGCTCGCACATCTCCCTTCTGGCGCTGGAAACCAGAAATGCCCTGGACAACATCAATCGGCCCGAAGACTACCAGCGGGCTCTGGAACGGCTGAAGGACACTCCATGA
- the moaC gene encoding cyclic pyranopterin monophosphate synthase MoaC, translating to MLSHVDPQGRPGMVDVGDKHPSDRRALALGEVQLPEELAALFQDGEYHSPKGPVFQTAIIAGTMAAKNCSSLIPFCHPLPIDGCRLEIELQQRTVTIRCEVRVHHRTGVEMEALTAVSVAALTVYDMCKAVTHAMVIGPIRLLEKEGGRHVVRQD from the coding sequence ATGCTGAGCCATGTGGACCCGCAGGGCAGACCCGGCATGGTGGATGTGGGCGACAAGCACCCCAGCGATCGTCGCGCACTGGCACTGGGCGAAGTACAGTTGCCCGAAGAGCTGGCGGCTCTGTTCCAGGACGGGGAGTACCACAGCCCCAAGGGCCCCGTGTTCCAGACCGCGATCATCGCCGGAACCATGGCCGCCAAGAACTGCTCGTCCCTGATTCCCTTCTGCCACCCTCTTCCCATCGATGGCTGCCGGCTCGAGATCGAGTTGCAGCAGCGTACCGTGACGATCCGTTGCGAGGTGCGCGTGCATCATCGCACGGGGGTGGAGATGGAAGCCCTCACCGCCGTCAGCGTGGCGGCCCTGACCGTGTACGACATGTGCAAGGCCGTGACCCACGCGATGGTCATCGGGCCCATCCGGCTGCTCGAGAAGGAAGGGGGGCGCCATGTCGTCCGACAGGACTGA
- a CDS encoding molybdopterin molybdotransferase MoeA produces the protein MTVTENSPLHSVQHATQLIHSVRIPPETEWVPWTAAIGRVLAQPIRADRDFPPFDRVAMDGVALQHSRWVAGQRVFPVQGSQAAGQPRGTLASPEACLEVMTGAPLPRGCDCVIPVELLAREGGGVRLSEDAAPVPMRHVHLQASDRKQGDCLLNAGTRLRSPEIAVAVTVGLARIPVIQRPRITVLATGDELVPVENTPLPHQIRQSNGPALVAALQRAGHDVLPLCHVPDDAIALDLALERALGESRVVVLSGGVSMGRHDLVPEALARHGVRAVFHKVSQRPGKPLWFGRDESGHTVFALPGNPVSTAVCLHRYVLPWLEHCLTGIAPEPQRLRLAEDVSFQAPLSFFLPVKLDADSEGRALARPVPTAGSGDFARLCASDGFVELPRGPRLHPAGESVPWWPWI, from the coding sequence ATGACCGTAACAGAGAACTCCCCTTTGCACAGCGTTCAGCACGCGACCCAGCTGATTCACAGTGTGCGGATCCCCCCGGAGACGGAATGGGTACCCTGGACCGCGGCCATTGGCCGTGTGCTGGCCCAGCCGATTCGTGCCGACCGGGATTTTCCGCCATTCGATCGCGTGGCCATGGACGGTGTGGCGCTCCAGCATTCGCGCTGGGTCGCTGGCCAGAGAGTCTTTCCGGTGCAGGGCAGCCAGGCCGCCGGCCAGCCTCGAGGCACGCTGGCAAGCCCGGAGGCCTGTCTGGAAGTCATGACGGGCGCACCATTGCCCCGGGGCTGTGACTGTGTGATCCCCGTGGAACTGCTCGCCCGCGAAGGAGGTGGCGTGCGTCTCAGCGAGGACGCGGCCCCTGTCCCGATGCGCCACGTGCATCTCCAGGCCAGCGACCGGAAGCAGGGCGACTGTCTGCTGAATGCGGGCACACGCCTGCGTTCGCCCGAAATCGCGGTGGCGGTGACCGTGGGACTGGCCAGGATTCCCGTGATCCAGCGCCCACGCATCACGGTTCTGGCGACCGGAGACGAGCTGGTTCCCGTGGAGAACACTCCCCTGCCGCACCAGATTCGTCAATCGAACGGGCCCGCCCTGGTGGCCGCCCTGCAACGGGCGGGCCACGATGTATTGCCCCTGTGTCATGTGCCCGACGACGCCATCGCGCTGGATCTTGCGCTGGAGCGTGCGCTCGGCGAATCCCGGGTTGTCGTGCTCAGCGGCGGAGTCTCCATGGGGCGCCACGACCTGGTGCCGGAGGCCCTCGCACGCCATGGAGTGCGCGCCGTGTTCCACAAGGTCAGCCAGCGTCCGGGCAAGCCGCTCTGGTTCGGGCGGGACGAGTCGGGCCACACGGTGTTCGCGCTGCCCGGCAATCCTGTAAGCACCGCAGTCTGCCTGCATCGCTACGTGCTTCCCTGGCTGGAACACTGTCTCACGGGAATCGCACCGGAACCGCAGCGCCTGCGCCTCGCGGAGGATGTGTCGTTCCAGGCGCCGCTGAGTTTCTTCCTGCCGGTGAAGCTGGATGCCGATTCCGAGGGTCGCGCTCTTGCCAGGCCAGTCCCGACGGCCGGCTCGGGCGATTTCGCCCGACTGTGCGCCAGCGATGGTTTTGTGGAACTGCCCCGGGGACCTCGCCTGCATCCCGCGGGCGAGAGCGTGCCCTGGTGGCCCTGGATCTGA
- a CDS encoding D-tyrosyl-tRNA(Tyr) deacylase codes for MRALIQRVHRAEVRCESGPVNRIGRGYLVLLGIHGQDGPEEVRALARRIATLRLMPDAKGVMNLGLLEMNGPSAGEHADGPEGQAGEVLLVSQFTLFADARRGRRPYYGNAAPPEQAIPLYEAMAAALRAEGVGVACGVFGDHMDLGIEADGPVTVLLDTDELSRQ; via the coding sequence ATGCGAGCCCTGATCCAGAGAGTGCACCGGGCCGAGGTGCGCTGCGAAAGCGGACCCGTGAACCGGATCGGCCGGGGATACCTGGTGCTGCTGGGAATTCACGGCCAGGACGGACCCGAGGAGGTGCGGGCCCTGGCGCGGCGTATCGCCACTCTGCGCCTGATGCCCGACGCGAAAGGTGTGATGAACCTTGGCCTGCTGGAGATGAACGGTCCATCGGCCGGTGAACACGCCGACGGGCCCGAGGGACAGGCCGGGGAGGTCCTGCTTGTGAGTCAGTTCACCTTGTTTGCCGATGCCAGACGCGGTCGCCGTCCGTACTACGGCAATGCCGCGCCACCGGAGCAGGCGATTCCGCTGTATGAGGCCATGGCGGCCGCCCTGCGGGCCGAGGGTGTGGGCGTGGCCTGCGGGGTCTTTGGAGATCACATGGATCTGGGCATCGAGGCCGATGGCCCGGTGACCGTGTTGCTGGATACGGACGAATTGTCCCGTCAGTGA